One segment of Allorhodopirellula heiligendammensis DNA contains the following:
- a CDS encoding tetratricopeptide repeat protein, whose translation MSDIHAKYNEVEKLIDEDKYDEAIPALEAIVAEDDTFVLAHLALSRAYTKTDQHDLAIQHGERVCELEPEDAFNFTAMSVTYQRAWAGTQNQEYIRKAEDAMARAQQLNAR comes from the coding sequence ATGTCCGATATTCACGCTAAGTACAACGAAGTCGAAAAGCTGATCGACGAAGACAAGTACGACGAAGCAATTCCTGCGCTGGAGGCAATCGTGGCCGAAGACGACACCTTCGTATTGGCTCATCTCGCCCTCTCGCGGGCATACACGAAGACCGACCAGCACGACCTAGCGATTCAGCATGGTGAACGCGTTTGTGAGCTCGAACCTGAGGACGCATTCAACTTCACGGCAATGAGTGTCACCTATCAGCGGGCCTGGGCCGGTACACAGAATCAAGAGTACATTCGCAAAGCAGAAGACGCGATGGCTCGCGCTCAGCAGCTCAACGCTCGCTGA
- a CDS encoding DUF1559 family PulG-like putative transporter, protein MIIHRYVAHAVRNRSAWGRNGFTLVELLVVIAIIGVLVGLLLPAVQAAREAARRMSCSNNLKQLGLGLHMHHDALNHFPSQRLQAIAPVPASQQSFYRWGPLALLTPYLEQSAIYGAIDLQKPLFIFSMGPPPAVVTHPDLGGAVATQVPTFLCPSDVNQRVSEEWGACNYHANNGTAQDGGVYENCDGLFYIDSRKRFRDILDGSSNTAAFCETLVGSGLPDSTRGVANSGAERVTASVWDAAAPTIEDSWCLNDASPVIFSRGEKWADGSVNDSAYHHHRGPNALENDCYSRYAAIMSGRSRHVGGVMVVFADGSVHFITDSIDLKPWRLLGSIADQEVIPAY, encoded by the coding sequence ATGATCATTCACCGTTATGTCGCCCATGCTGTGCGGAATCGCTCCGCCTGGGGGCGGAATGGATTTACACTTGTCGAGCTGCTTGTCGTGATAGCCATTATCGGCGTTCTAGTAGGCTTGCTCTTGCCGGCCGTGCAAGCGGCCCGCGAAGCCGCACGGCGGATGTCGTGTAGCAATAATCTGAAACAGCTTGGCCTCGGGCTGCATATGCATCACGACGCACTTAACCATTTCCCATCACAACGACTACAAGCAATCGCACCTGTCCCAGCATCGCAACAATCGTTCTACCGCTGGGGGCCGCTGGCACTGCTCACCCCGTATCTTGAACAATCGGCGATCTATGGGGCCATTGACCTTCAGAAACCACTCTTCATTTTTTCGATGGGGCCACCCCCCGCAGTGGTGACGCATCCAGATCTCGGTGGCGCCGTCGCCACGCAGGTGCCCACGTTCCTGTGTCCAAGTGATGTCAATCAACGCGTCAGCGAAGAATGGGGCGCATGCAATTATCACGCGAACAACGGCACCGCGCAGGATGGTGGGGTTTACGAGAATTGCGATGGGTTGTTCTATATTGACTCCCGCAAGCGATTTCGAGACATCCTCGATGGCAGTTCCAATACTGCTGCATTCTGCGAAACGCTCGTGGGATCAGGCCTGCCCGACAGCACGCGTGGCGTCGCCAACTCAGGTGCCGAACGGGTAACAGCCTCGGTGTGGGACGCGGCGGCTCCAACTATCGAAGACTCCTGGTGTTTGAACGATGCCAGCCCAGTGATCTTTAGCCGTGGAGAAAAATGGGCAGATGGCTCAGTCAATGATTCAGCGTACCACCATCACCGCGGCCCCAACGCTCTTGAGAACGATTGCTACTCGCGCTACGCAGCGATCATGAGCGGTCGCAGTCGTCACGTGGGTGGCGTGATGGTAGTATTCGCGGATGGTTCAGTCCATTTCATCACCGATTCAATTGACCTGAAACCCTGGCGTTTGCTCGGTTCGATTGCCGACCAGGAAGTGATTCCAGCGTACTGA
- a CDS encoding WD40 repeat domain-containing serine/threonine protein kinase, with product MNVTSACPTPEQLSGLIRGSLSVDDNIRFTDHIETCVTCQGALQADATGELPIDDLVSGVKKWNPGKESNYWHAMARIEQEHPSGIHENRTTDPSANGELAQTKDPAGELDFLDPSDDPAYLGKLHHFQIARVIGRGGMGIVVEAFDPHLHRSVAIKVLNPQYQANDVARQRFCREGRAAAAISHEHVVPMYHVAKAHEGEVAYLVMQLIEGDTLERRLSDRSPLPPNDVARISMQIAAGLSAAHKREMVHRDIKPANIMIEAETGRVKLTDFGLARATDDVKLTKTGMVTGTPLYMSPEQTLGETANEQSDLFSLGAVMYEMATGVAPFQAPSALGVMQNIMHLTPEAPHKLNAAIPRPLSDLILSLLAKKPEDRPESASAVATALASIVNGYGPISPLQVPSVAAKEVKKLSGSYRRLERRWVMAAWGAAAFGLVCLLTAGFVMSRTDTGDDFPSVILPDNPGTVWSVDFAPDGERLAAAIEDGSVRIWDIGNQQLLKSFNAHRGIVWMVAYHPTRPLLMTSGDDSSIKLWDSDHYELVSEWKADNAVRSVAFSPDGHRVVAGDVEGTIHVYDIDTGEQLARKNQPGSILGIDYSSDGKLIASVGSDKVVRVFDAETLDERNTLAGHDGPIYSVKFAPDGPLLASVGWNKNVRVWNTETGAEVMNLVGSEGDIWGVSFCGDGTHLVTGEQGGAARVWDLSNGDAITTLRGHASAVHNVSLDPTAHRIATSSRDGTVRVWDMSCVVPK from the coding sequence ATGAATGTTACATCCGCATGCCCGACGCCTGAACAACTCAGTGGTCTGATTCGAGGTTCCTTGTCCGTTGACGACAATATTCGTTTCACTGACCACATTGAAACGTGCGTAACCTGTCAAGGAGCTCTGCAGGCTGACGCGACCGGTGAACTGCCGATTGACGATCTTGTGTCGGGTGTGAAGAAATGGAATCCGGGCAAAGAATCGAACTATTGGCATGCAATGGCTCGCATCGAGCAGGAACATCCCAGTGGCATTCATGAGAACCGCACCACGGATCCTAGCGCCAATGGCGAGTTGGCGCAAACGAAGGATCCCGCCGGCGAGCTGGATTTCCTGGATCCGTCGGACGACCCAGCCTACCTCGGCAAGTTGCACCACTTCCAGATCGCCCGCGTGATCGGACGTGGCGGCATGGGGATTGTCGTGGAGGCTTTTGATCCTCATTTGCATCGTAGCGTGGCGATCAAGGTGCTCAATCCGCAGTATCAAGCCAACGATGTTGCCCGCCAACGATTCTGTCGTGAAGGTCGCGCTGCCGCGGCGATCTCGCACGAGCATGTCGTGCCGATGTACCACGTGGCCAAGGCGCATGAGGGTGAAGTTGCTTATCTGGTGATGCAACTGATTGAGGGCGATACGCTCGAACGCCGATTAAGTGATCGCAGTCCGTTGCCACCCAATGACGTCGCGCGGATCAGTATGCAAATTGCCGCGGGGCTGTCGGCGGCGCACAAGCGAGAAATGGTTCACCGTGATATCAAACCGGCGAACATCATGATCGAAGCGGAGACCGGTCGAGTCAAGCTAACCGACTTTGGGCTCGCTCGAGCCACCGATGATGTCAAGCTCACCAAAACCGGCATGGTCACCGGCACGCCCCTGTACATGTCGCCCGAGCAAACACTGGGCGAGACGGCCAATGAACAGAGCGATCTCTTTTCGCTGGGGGCGGTGATGTATGAGATGGCGACCGGCGTGGCTCCGTTTCAAGCTCCCTCGGCGCTCGGAGTAATGCAAAACATCATGCATCTGACGCCCGAAGCACCTCACAAGTTAAATGCGGCAATCCCACGTCCGCTTTCCGATCTGATCCTGTCGCTGCTAGCGAAGAAACCCGAGGACCGGCCTGAGTCTGCTAGCGCGGTGGCCACGGCCTTGGCATCGATCGTCAATGGATACGGCCCGATTTCGCCTCTTCAAGTACCCAGCGTCGCCGCGAAGGAAGTTAAAAAACTCTCGGGAAGTTACCGGCGTTTGGAGCGTCGCTGGGTGATGGCGGCATGGGGGGCCGCTGCATTCGGCTTGGTTTGCCTGCTAACGGCCGGATTCGTAATGTCGCGTACCGACACTGGCGATGATTTCCCCTCGGTCATCTTGCCCGATAACCCCGGTACCGTTTGGTCGGTCGACTTCGCACCTGACGGAGAGCGGTTGGCGGCGGCGATCGAAGATGGCAGCGTCCGAATTTGGGATATTGGCAATCAACAGTTATTAAAGAGTTTTAACGCCCACCGGGGGATTGTGTGGATGGTTGCCTATCATCCTACCCGCCCGCTCTTGATGACCAGCGGGGATGACTCATCGATCAAACTATGGGACTCCGATCACTACGAATTGGTCAGTGAATGGAAAGCAGACAATGCGGTCCGTAGCGTTGCATTCTCACCGGACGGCCATCGTGTCGTCGCTGGTGATGTCGAAGGCACCATCCATGTGTATGACATCGATACTGGCGAACAGCTCGCCCGCAAAAACCAACCGGGCTCCATTCTTGGTATCGATTACTCCAGTGATGGCAAACTCATCGCGAGTGTCGGCAGCGATAAAGTGGTGAGAGTGTTCGATGCTGAGACGCTCGACGAGCGCAATACGCTCGCGGGCCACGACGGCCCGATTTATAGCGTCAAGTTTGCTCCCGATGGCCCGCTATTGGCATCCGTAGGATGGAACAAGAACGTTCGTGTTTGGAATACCGAGACTGGCGCCGAAGTGATGAATCTCGTCGGCAGTGAAGGAGACATCTGGGGGGTCTCCTTCTGCGGCGACGGCACGCATCTTGTCACCGGTGAACAGGGAGGCGCCGCTCGCGTCTGGGATCTCTCCAACGGTGACGCGATCACAACGCTCCGCGGCCACGCCTCGGCTGTCCACAATGTTTCCCTCGACCCGACCGCCCACCGCATCGCCACCAGCAGTCGCGACGGGACTGTCCGTGTGTGGGACATGAGCTGCGTGGTGCCAAAGTAA
- a CDS encoding HAD-IIA family hydrolase, producing the protein MRTGFLIDMDGVIYRGSQLIPGADHFIDVLLRNDIPFLFLTNNSQRTRRDVQTKLQRMGIHVEESHVFTCAIATARYLAKLKPNGTAYIIGEGGLLQAMHQNGFSIVDHAPDFVVVGEGRTVTLDALESAVNMILGGAKLIATNMDPSCPTQSGTRPGCGATVAYLEAVTGRKAFSVGKPSPIMMRAARKELNLATSQTVMIGDTMDTDILGGVQMGYRTVLTLTGGTRREDLEQFAYGPDVIVESVAELCDINSFVQSSLPVGNRDDDTIHNFREWALANA; encoded by the coding sequence ATGAGAACCGGATTTCTGATCGACATGGACGGTGTGATCTACCGTGGCAGCCAATTGATCCCAGGAGCAGATCACTTCATCGACGTCTTACTCCGCAACGACATCCCGTTTCTGTTCTTGACAAACAACAGCCAACGCACCCGTCGGGATGTTCAGACAAAACTGCAACGGATGGGCATACATGTCGAGGAGTCGCACGTATTCACCTGCGCCATCGCCACCGCTCGCTACCTCGCCAAACTGAAGCCCAACGGCACAGCTTACATCATTGGTGAGGGCGGCCTGCTACAGGCAATGCATCAGAACGGTTTCTCGATCGTCGATCATGCGCCCGATTTCGTCGTGGTCGGAGAAGGGCGGACAGTCACTCTGGACGCACTCGAATCGGCCGTCAATATGATTCTGGGTGGAGCCAAACTGATCGCGACCAATATGGACCCAAGTTGCCCTACTCAATCGGGAACCCGTCCGGGCTGCGGGGCAACGGTCGCCTATCTCGAAGCCGTCACCGGCCGCAAAGCGTTTAGCGTTGGGAAACCGAGTCCAATCATGATGCGAGCGGCGAGAAAGGAATTGAATCTGGCTACGTCGCAAACCGTCATGATCGGCGACACCATGGACACCGATATCCTCGGCGGGGTGCAAATGGGATATCGCACGGTGCTGACCCTGACGGGCGGGACCCGCCGCGAAGATCTCGAGCAGTTTGCCTATGGTCCCGATGTGATTGTCGAATCGGTTGCCGAACTTTGCGATATCAATAGTTTTGTGCAGAGTAGCCTTCCCGTTGGCAACCGTGACGACGACACAATTCACAATTTTAGGGAATGGGCGTTAGCTAACGCTTAG
- a CDS encoding outer membrane protein assembly factor BamB family protein has translation MTSIFMLFLAAMTSNGSVWPAFLGAGAKHKSAQSVPLNWSPTENVAWQVELPGYGQSSPVIWDSHIFATSVEGPNKDTYHTVCIDSASGKEKWRKSIANSFPVKNSHYVSRAAPTPVVDANRVVSFFESGDCIAYSHDGDELWRRNLGKDDGPLTAEFGLGASPCQTESHVYVLLEHDGPSCLLAIDKATGATNWKAERTPRRSWSSPAVMEIDGTTQIVVSSAGSVDGYDAASGDLLWTFTDIGGNTGTTPIESGNGRFLIGASAGRNGEDAGSAADSNCLLQVSRENDEWTVKREWIAEKASPSWASPIIHEGLAYWINRAGVVYCFDAESGEQVYANRIKQSSWATPLAVGGRIYFFGQQGLVTVLAAGRDFEILAENESWTEDTLPAQTPLAEETTEERRSAAAMFSKPTLYGVAVADGSLILRVGNCLIAIGEPSSDK, from the coding sequence ATGACTTCGATTTTCATGCTGTTCCTTGCAGCGATGACCAGCAATGGCAGCGTCTGGCCAGCCTTTCTAGGCGCCGGAGCAAAACATAAGTCCGCGCAGTCCGTGCCGCTGAACTGGTCGCCGACTGAGAATGTGGCGTGGCAGGTTGAGCTGCCAGGGTACGGTCAATCCAGCCCGGTGATCTGGGACAGTCACATCTTCGCCACCAGCGTGGAGGGGCCGAACAAGGACACTTATCACACCGTCTGCATAGACTCAGCAAGCGGCAAAGAAAAATGGCGGAAGAGCATTGCAAACTCGTTCCCGGTGAAAAACTCACACTACGTCAGCCGCGCCGCACCGACGCCGGTTGTCGATGCGAATCGCGTGGTTTCGTTCTTCGAGAGCGGCGACTGCATCGCATACTCTCACGATGGCGACGAACTATGGCGGCGAAACCTGGGCAAAGATGACGGCCCTTTGACAGCGGAATTTGGCCTGGGCGCCTCACCATGTCAAACAGAGTCACACGTATATGTCTTGCTTGAACACGATGGCCCGAGCTGCTTGCTGGCGATCGACAAGGCGACCGGCGCGACTAATTGGAAGGCTGAGCGAACACCTCGCCGTAGCTGGAGCTCGCCAGCGGTAATGGAGATTGATGGCACCACGCAAATCGTCGTCAGCTCAGCGGGCAGTGTCGATGGTTATGACGCCGCATCCGGTGATCTGCTGTGGACGTTCACGGACATTGGTGGCAATACGGGAACAACTCCGATCGAATCTGGAAATGGGCGTTTCTTGATTGGTGCCTCGGCAGGTCGCAACGGTGAGGACGCTGGCTCAGCGGCGGATTCCAACTGCCTGCTGCAAGTATCCCGAGAAAATGATGAATGGACAGTCAAACGCGAATGGATTGCTGAAAAAGCATCCCCGAGCTGGGCGTCGCCGATCATTCACGAGGGACTCGCTTATTGGATCAACCGGGCGGGGGTCGTGTATTGCTTCGACGCCGAAAGCGGCGAGCAAGTTTACGCCAACCGCATCAAACAATCTTCTTGGGCGACGCCTCTTGCTGTCGGAGGTCGAATTTATTTCTTTGGCCAGCAAGGGCTCGTAACGGTGCTCGCGGCAGGCCGCGATTTCGAGATTTTGGCCGAGAATGAATCCTGGACGGAAGACACACTCCCGGCCCAAACACCTCTTGCCGAAGAGACCACGGAGGAACGTCGCAGCGCCGCAGCGATGTTCAGCAAACCCACGCTCTACGGGGTGGCCGTCGCCGACGGATCATTGATCCTCCGTGTCGGGAACTGCTTAATCGCCATCGGCGAACCGTCGTCGGACAAATAG
- a CDS encoding RNA polymerase sigma factor: MSESPPTRATLLLRLRNHGDGDAWREFLRDYGPMIYRFVRRRGLQDADASDLVQDVMRSVAMAINRLEYEKEKGGFRAWLFTITRNKLSTYFEKRNRLGPIGNDSGQYKLLGQVSGDDGDLEQQWELEFQRQLAAIAMESVKLKTETKTWMAFELTAMKGLSAEEAGDQIGMSKGAVYVARSRVTAKLRIEIERLLAEEKA; encoded by the coding sequence ATGTCCGAATCGCCGCCAACACGAGCAACGTTATTGCTGCGGTTGCGAAATCATGGTGATGGCGATGCCTGGCGAGAGTTTCTGCGTGACTATGGGCCCATGATCTATCGCTTCGTGCGTCGTCGTGGCTTGCAAGACGCCGACGCCTCCGATTTGGTTCAGGACGTGATGCGAAGTGTTGCGATGGCGATCAACCGACTTGAATACGAAAAAGAGAAGGGTGGATTTCGGGCGTGGTTGTTCACCATCACTCGAAATAAGCTCTCGACCTATTTTGAGAAACGCAATCGGCTCGGGCCGATCGGTAATGATTCCGGTCAGTACAAATTGCTCGGACAAGTGAGCGGCGACGACGGTGATCTCGAGCAGCAGTGGGAGCTTGAGTTTCAACGGCAACTCGCGGCAATCGCCATGGAGTCGGTGAAGCTAAAAACGGAAACAAAGACATGGATGGCCTTTGAACTTACTGCGATGAAGGGGCTATCTGCAGAGGAGGCTGGCGACCAGATTGGAATGTCGAAGGGCGCCGTCTACGTCGCCCGGAGTCGAGTGACGGCGAAGCTGCGGATTGAGATTGAACGACTGCTCGCCGAAGAAAAGGCTTAA
- a CDS encoding SDR family oxidoreductase, translated as MAFDVKNKTVLVTGANRGIGKAILEEALQRGATKVYAAVRDVDSASPLIAEHGDRVVAIAFDLEDPASIVAAAKLAADTEVVVNNAGVLKSASAIDPNAIDSLQYEMNVNVYGLMRVAQAFAPVLKSSGGGALVQLNSVVSVKTFADVATYSASKAASYAITQGLRDSLRDQNTQVVSVHPGPIQTDMATAAGLEENAEPPSVVAMAIFDALAEGRFHVWPDSMAKQIGAAYQSFAENVVDADMEESPA; from the coding sequence ATGGCATTCGACGTCAAGAATAAGACCGTATTGGTGACCGGTGCGAACCGCGGTATCGGAAAAGCAATCCTCGAGGAAGCGTTGCAGCGCGGTGCGACGAAAGTCTACGCCGCGGTGCGTGATGTTGACTCGGCGAGCCCCTTGATCGCCGAACATGGTGATCGAGTGGTTGCCATAGCATTTGATTTGGAGGATCCCGCGTCAATTGTTGCTGCGGCGAAATTAGCAGCGGACACCGAAGTTGTCGTCAATAACGCTGGTGTCTTGAAATCCGCTAGCGCGATAGACCCCAACGCGATTGATTCGCTTCAGTATGAGATGAACGTGAATGTTTACGGGCTGATGCGTGTTGCCCAAGCGTTCGCACCTGTGCTTAAGTCCAGTGGTGGCGGTGCCTTGGTGCAGCTCAACAGTGTTGTTTCGGTCAAGACGTTTGCAGATGTGGCCACCTACTCAGCATCCAAAGCGGCCAGTTATGCGATTACGCAGGGGCTGCGTGATTCGCTCCGAGATCAGAACACGCAGGTGGTTAGCGTTCATCCCGGCCCGATTCAAACCGATATGGCAACAGCGGCTGGGCTGGAGGAGAATGCCGAGCCACCGTCGGTGGTCGCGATGGCAATCTTTGATGCCCTTGCGGAGGGCCGGTTTCACGTTTGGCCCGATTCGATGGCGAAGCAGATCGGTGCCGCCTATCAAAGTTTTGCTGAGAATGTCGTCGACGCGGACATGGAGGAGAGTCCAGCGTGA
- the thrC gene encoding threonine synthase has translation MLSTAAKHNAAQTDIAFQRCINPSCAATYETMSIRTSCDRCGDLLDIAYDWDRAGVPTRLSDFEAMWSQRNVPMRFSGVWRFHELLPFAPHDKIVTVGEGQTLLQQADEVAKYVGVNPGQLHLQYEGMNPSGSFKDNGMCAAVTHAGMMEAKRAACASTGNTSASLALYCSATRAMKAVIFIGSGKISYGKLSQALDYGALTIQIAGDFDDAMIRVKEIAKELGIYLVNSVNPFRLEGQKTIMFRVLEALRWEVPDWIVVPGGNLGNSSAFGKAFSELYQHGLIDRIPRLAVINARGANTLYELVQNHGVRWNGGDVSMTSITQYNDAMDRDGKRADTIASAIEINRPVNLNKCLRALEVMDGVVREVDDQQILDAKAQVGAGGFGCEPASAASVAGTKLLRSEGVIAPSDRVVCILTGHELKDPTATVAYHTSDKELFDKTLGSRGVTEAGFANRAVPVANDLHAIIEAIQQHG, from the coding sequence ATGCTCTCGACTGCCGCCAAGCATAACGCTGCTCAAACTGACATTGCCTTTCAGCGCTGCATCAATCCGAGCTGCGCCGCCACCTACGAGACGATGAGCATTCGCACGTCGTGCGACCGCTGCGGCGATTTGCTGGATATCGCTTACGATTGGGACCGCGCAGGCGTGCCCACTCGTTTAAGCGACTTTGAAGCGATGTGGAGTCAACGCAACGTTCCCATGCGTTTTTCAGGGGTGTGGCGGTTTCATGAATTGCTGCCCTTCGCCCCCCACGACAAGATCGTGACAGTTGGGGAGGGACAAACACTCCTGCAGCAGGCTGATGAAGTGGCAAAATACGTCGGCGTGAACCCGGGCCAATTGCATCTGCAGTACGAAGGCATGAACCCCTCGGGCAGTTTTAAGGACAATGGGATGTGCGCTGCCGTTACGCACGCAGGGATGATGGAAGCGAAGCGTGCAGCCTGCGCGAGCACTGGAAACACGAGCGCATCGTTGGCACTCTACTGCAGCGCCACCCGTGCCATGAAGGCAGTCATCTTCATCGGCAGTGGTAAAATCAGCTACGGTAAACTCAGCCAAGCGTTGGACTACGGCGCCTTGACAATCCAGATCGCTGGCGACTTTGACGATGCCATGATCCGCGTCAAAGAAATCGCCAAGGAGCTCGGTATCTACTTGGTCAACAGCGTCAATCCATTTCGTTTGGAAGGCCAAAAAACCATCATGTTCCGGGTGCTCGAGGCCCTCCGCTGGGAAGTTCCTGACTGGATTGTTGTGCCGGGCGGAAACCTGGGCAACAGCAGCGCATTTGGAAAGGCGTTCAGTGAGCTGTATCAGCACGGACTGATCGATCGCATCCCACGACTGGCTGTGATCAACGCCCGCGGTGCCAACACGCTGTATGAACTCGTGCAGAACCACGGTGTTCGCTGGAACGGCGGCGATGTGAGCATGACATCGATTACGCAGTACAACGATGCCATGGACCGCGATGGCAAGCGGGCTGATACGATCGCGAGCGCTATCGAGATCAATCGACCCGTGAACCTAAATAAATGTTTGCGAGCTCTCGAAGTCATGGACGGGGTCGTTCGCGAAGTCGACGACCAGCAGATACTCGACGCAAAAGCCCAGGTTGGTGCCGGGGGGTTCGGCTGTGAGCCGGCGTCTGCGGCTAGCGTCGCGGGCACGAAGCTGCTTCGCAGTGAAGGTGTCATCGCGCCGAGCGACCGGGTGGTTTGCATCTTGACGGGCCATGAGCTCAAAGATCCGACCGCGACGGTCGCGTATCATACTTCTGACAAAGAGCTCTTTGACAAAACTTTGGGTAGCCGTGGTGTTACCGAAGCCGGATTTGCGAACCGCGCCGTACCGGTCGCTAACGACCTCCACGCCATCATTGAAGCGATTCAGCAGCACGGCTGA